AGGTGAAGCATAGGTATAGATACAgggcacaaaaaacaaaactacaaccaTTATGTGAGAGCTACAGGTTGAGAGAGCTTTGCGTCTCCCTGCAGAGGAGTGTGTCCTAAGATGGTACAGTATGTTTATGTAAGAAGCCACTAAGACCAGAAAAACTACAATCAACACAATCCCTGAATTGACTATAGCTAAGATATTAACGACGTGAATATCTTTGCAGACCAGTTTCAAAAGAGGATTCACATCACACATGTAGTGATTGATCTGATTAGGGCCACAGAATGGTAAACTGAGGACCATGAGCAGTAGAGTAGTAGAGTGCCAAAAACCCACACTCCAGGCCACAACAATGAGTGTGTTGCACCTCTGCCGGTTCATGATGACCATGTAGTGCAGGGGTTTGACAATGGCAACATAGCGGTCAAAAGCCATGGACACCAAGATTAATATTTCTGCACTTCCCAGCAAGTGGAAGGTGAAGAGCTGGGTCATGCAGTCattaaaagaaatgatttttctttctgaagcTAAGTCTCTAATTAGCCGGGGAACCACAGCCGTGGTGAAGGAGAGGTCCATGAGGGAGAGATGGCAGAGGAGGTAGTACATTGGTTGTTTGATTAGATGACTGCAGGTGATCGTGTGTAAGATGATGAAGTTCCCCATTAAGATTGCCGAGTAACAGAGCAGAAACAAGAAACAGAACAGCAGCTCTATTTGCTTATTCTTCCACATCCCCAAGAAGACAAATTCAGTGACATTGTTCTGATTTTCCATGAAGATGAGATGAGTTCAGAGTACAGAATATTATCTATCTGAAATAATACAGAGATTAATATTAAAGATTGATAACTTTGTAAACTTTGTAGATTGATAAATTGAGTCATGACAGAGTTCATAGTGGTTTTATTTCAGGATTAATCTTTTAAATGCTTTGCAGATTAGAGTATTATTTACATGTCAAATTGTATTTAATGAGAGCATATTTTATTCCTGGCACTTTTACAAGTAATTTATTTGCATAAAACTTCCATAACAACCCAGTAAATAAATACTGTTCTTAtattcattttacatatgaggaaattgaagcaagAACTGTTCAATTAATTATACCAAATCATTAAGATATTAAGTAGCAGACTCCAGTAATGAACCTTTATCTGATGCCAGCTTCCATGCTCTTTGCAGCTATTTTAGTTTATCTGCAGGCCAAAAGAATTCCAGATGGTTCCCATCTCTGTAAAGAAAAGTGGTCTTTATCTATCTTTCCACTAACTCCCTGTGGATATATAAGCAATTCCCTCCCCTTCGCTATGCTACATACCATTTTTTTTACACAGCCCCAATCTCATATTCAGCTAAATACATGCAGTTCaacttattatttattctttaaatttaaagaaaatcaagTCTCTTAATCATATAAGAGAAATAATAAGAGTCAGTTTCTACCATTTCTGTGAAATTTCTGCTTGGAATGTTTGGTTCATGTTCAAGACATACAGAATGTAATTGGA
This genomic stretch from Choloepus didactylus isolate mChoDid1 chromosome 6, mChoDid1.pri, whole genome shotgun sequence harbors:
- the LOC119535691 gene encoding olfactory receptor 4P4-like translates to MENQNNVTEFVFLGMWKNKQIELLFCFLFLLCYSAILMGNFIILHTITCSHLIKQPMYYLLCHLSLMDLSFTTAVVPRLIRDLASERKIISFNDCMTQLFTFHLLGSAEILILVSMAFDRYVAIVKPLHYMVIMNRQRCNTLIVVAWSVGFWHSTTLLLMVLSLPFCGPNQINHYMCDVNPLLKLVCKDIHVVNILAIVNSGIVLIVVFLVLVASYINILYHLRTHSSAGRRKALSTCSSHIMVVVLFFVPCIYTYASPAVSENKDKEISVFYTVISPMLNPLIYSLRNVEMKNAMQKVWSHMEHSKLK